One window from the genome of Amphiprion ocellaris isolate individual 3 ecotype Okinawa chromosome 23, ASM2253959v1, whole genome shotgun sequence encodes:
- the LOC111571347 gene encoding nephronectin isoform X1 yields MFAAWKMRTAVLLSWFCLWTRSQRLDPDSWSDRAVMTSDGLCRYGNSVECCWGWRPTDRGRCQPDCQQGCKHGDCVGPDRCKCRPGYTGKACNHDLNECGLKPRPCKHRCMNTAGSYKCYCLDGFTLQEDGSCRNARTCYHANCQYGCEVIKGAVRCTCPSPGLRLGPDGRTCIDVDECLSGRFVCARRRKCVNTFGSYTCRCHLGFRLMFIDGRYSCIDKDTRTFCSLNPSSPKCRCKDGSCRDVPKVSLEPQKPRTTTPTTTTTTTPTTTTTTTTTSTTTTARPTTTTTVLTTTTTLATTIPATTDAATTKTTTSIPTTTTTTITTSIPVTTTATTTPVTTTTTTPTTPPPTTTISTSIPNTLVTTTELDTTTPTIPPPPPPPTTTPTTTTTTTATTPSTAPLPTITTTTTPTTPPSTTPPPTTTVTTVTMVVPVTTTVSNRIINDVTHKQRGDVHIPRHPGHNQVWEFDIELGNTADDARDDPDVGVLHCSFDGGVCGWMSDGDGDLDWETVDNPAVGRYLSVPELKAGQRSIRGARLAVQIAPTWRHGDLCFSFSHWLTGHHVGVLQLFVRKTGRDQRYGSALWSRTGGHGWRHTQVTLTTQSVDMVLLKAERRIGRRGQIAIDDVTLRRGACR; encoded by the exons ATGTTTGCCGCTTGGAAGATGCGCACTGCGGTTCTGCTGTCCTGGTTCTGTTTGTGGACCCGGAGCCAGAGGTTGGACCCCGACAG CTGGTCCGACCGAGCCGTGATGACGTCAGACGGTCTCTGTCGCTACGGTAACAGCGTGGAGTGTTGCTGGGGCTGGAGGCCAACGGACCGAGGACGATGTCAGC ctgaCTGTCAGCAGGGATGTAAACATGGCGACTGCGTCGGACCCGACAGATGCAAGTGTCGCCCCGGATACACTGGCAAGGcctgtaaccatg acCTGAATGAATGCGGCCTGAAGCCTCGGCCCTGCAAACATCGATGCATGAACACAGCAGGAAGCTACAAGTGTTACTGTCTGGATGGATTCACCCTGCAGGAGGACGGCAGCTGCAGGA ATGCTCGGACCTGTTACCATGCCAACTGTCAGTACGGCTGTGAGGTCATCAAGGGGGCGGTCCGATGCACCTGTCCGTCGCCGGGGTTACGCCTGGGGCCGGACGGACGCACCTGCATCG ACGTGGACGAGTGCTTGTCGGGTCGCTTCGTCTGCGCTCGCCGCAGGAAATGCGTCAACACGTTCGGCAGCTACACCTGCAGATGTCACCTGGGATTCAGACTGATGTTCATCGACGGACGCTACTCCTGCATCG ATAAAGACACTCGGACGTTCTGTTCTCTCAATCCATCGTCTCCAAAGTGCAGATGTAAAGATGGCAGCTGCAGAG ATGTTCCCAAAGTGAGTCTGGAGCCGCAGAAACCAAGAACTACaactcccaccaccaccactactactactcctactactactactactactactactactagtactactactacagctCGTCCAACTACCACCACTACTGTCCTCACGACAACCACTACCTTAGCAACAACCATCCCGGCTACTACAGACGCTGCAACCACCAAAACAACCACTTCAATacctactactactactactactatcaCGACATCTATTCctgttactactactgctacaaCTACTCCTgttactaccactactactacccCAACTACACCACCTCCTACCACCACTATAAGTACAAGTATACCAAATACTCTGGTTACTACAACTGAACTGGATACTACAACTCCAACaatacctcctcctcctcctcctcctactactactcctactactactactactactactgctactactccAAGTACCGCACCTCTTCCTActatcactactactactactcctaCTACTCCTCCAAGTACCACACCTCCTCCTACTACCACAGTTACCACGGTTACCATGGTTGTCCCGGTGACGACCACCGTTAGCAACAGGATCATCAACGACGTGACGCACAAGCAGAGAGGCGACGTCCACA ttcCTCGACATCCGGGTCATAACCAGGTCTGGGAGTTCGACATTGAGCTGGGAAACACCGCAGACGACGCCAGAGACGATCCAG ATGTTGGAGTTCTTCACTGCTCCTTTGATGGTGGAGTTTGTGGCTGGATGTCGGACGGAGACGGAGATCTGGACTGGGAAACCGTTGACAACCCTGCAG TTGGAAGATACCTGTCCGTTCCTGAACTGAAGGCGGGGCAAAGGAGCATCCGTGGTGCTCGATTGGCCGTCCAGATCGCCCCTACCTGGCGCCATGGCGACCTGTGTTTCTCCTTCTCCCATTGGCTGACAGGGCATCACGTGGGCGTGTTGCAGCTGTTCGTCAGGAAAACGGGACGAGACCAAAG GTATGGTTCTGCCCTCTGGAGCAGGACAGGTGGACATGGTTGGAGACACACGCAGGTTACCTTGACAACGCAGTCTGTGGACATG gtGTTGCTGAAGGCCGAGCGCCGGATTGGACGACGAGGTCAGATCGCCATCGATGATGTCACACTGAGACGGGGGGCGTGTCGATGA
- the LOC111571347 gene encoding nephronectin isoform X2, whose translation MTSDGLCRYGNSVECCWGWRPTDRGRCQPDCQQGCKHGDCVGPDRCKCRPGYTGKACNHDLNECGLKPRPCKHRCMNTAGSYKCYCLDGFTLQEDGSCRNARTCYHANCQYGCEVIKGAVRCTCPSPGLRLGPDGRTCIDVDECLSGRFVCARRRKCVNTFGSYTCRCHLGFRLMFIDGRYSCIDKDTRTFCSLNPSSPKCRCKDGSCRDVPKVSLEPQKPRTTTPTTTTTTTPTTTTTTTTTSTTTTARPTTTTTVLTTTTTLATTIPATTDAATTKTTTSIPTTTTTTITTSIPVTTTATTTPVTTTTTTPTTPPPTTTISTSIPNTLVTTTELDTTTPTIPPPPPPPTTTPTTTTTTTATTPSTAPLPTITTTTTPTTPPSTTPPPTTTVTTVTMVVPVTTTVSNRIINDVTHKQRGDVHIPRHPGHNQVWEFDIELGNTADDARDDPDVGVLHCSFDGGVCGWMSDGDGDLDWETVDNPAVGRYLSVPELKAGQRSIRGARLAVQIAPTWRHGDLCFSFSHWLTGHHVGVLQLFVRKTGRDQRYGSALWSRTGGHGWRHTQVTLTTQSVDMVLLKAERRIGRRGQIAIDDVTLRRGACR comes from the exons ATGACGTCAGACGGTCTCTGTCGCTACGGTAACAGCGTGGAGTGTTGCTGGGGCTGGAGGCCAACGGACCGAGGACGATGTCAGC ctgaCTGTCAGCAGGGATGTAAACATGGCGACTGCGTCGGACCCGACAGATGCAAGTGTCGCCCCGGATACACTGGCAAGGcctgtaaccatg acCTGAATGAATGCGGCCTGAAGCCTCGGCCCTGCAAACATCGATGCATGAACACAGCAGGAAGCTACAAGTGTTACTGTCTGGATGGATTCACCCTGCAGGAGGACGGCAGCTGCAGGA ATGCTCGGACCTGTTACCATGCCAACTGTCAGTACGGCTGTGAGGTCATCAAGGGGGCGGTCCGATGCACCTGTCCGTCGCCGGGGTTACGCCTGGGGCCGGACGGACGCACCTGCATCG ACGTGGACGAGTGCTTGTCGGGTCGCTTCGTCTGCGCTCGCCGCAGGAAATGCGTCAACACGTTCGGCAGCTACACCTGCAGATGTCACCTGGGATTCAGACTGATGTTCATCGACGGACGCTACTCCTGCATCG ATAAAGACACTCGGACGTTCTGTTCTCTCAATCCATCGTCTCCAAAGTGCAGATGTAAAGATGGCAGCTGCAGAG ATGTTCCCAAAGTGAGTCTGGAGCCGCAGAAACCAAGAACTACaactcccaccaccaccactactactactcctactactactactactactactactactagtactactactacagctCGTCCAACTACCACCACTACTGTCCTCACGACAACCACTACCTTAGCAACAACCATCCCGGCTACTACAGACGCTGCAACCACCAAAACAACCACTTCAATacctactactactactactactatcaCGACATCTATTCctgttactactactgctacaaCTACTCCTgttactaccactactactacccCAACTACACCACCTCCTACCACCACTATAAGTACAAGTATACCAAATACTCTGGTTACTACAACTGAACTGGATACTACAACTCCAACaatacctcctcctcctcctcctcctactactactcctactactactactactactactgctactactccAAGTACCGCACCTCTTCCTActatcactactactactactcctaCTACTCCTCCAAGTACCACACCTCCTCCTACTACCACAGTTACCACGGTTACCATGGTTGTCCCGGTGACGACCACCGTTAGCAACAGGATCATCAACGACGTGACGCACAAGCAGAGAGGCGACGTCCACA ttcCTCGACATCCGGGTCATAACCAGGTCTGGGAGTTCGACATTGAGCTGGGAAACACCGCAGACGACGCCAGAGACGATCCAG ATGTTGGAGTTCTTCACTGCTCCTTTGATGGTGGAGTTTGTGGCTGGATGTCGGACGGAGACGGAGATCTGGACTGGGAAACCGTTGACAACCCTGCAG TTGGAAGATACCTGTCCGTTCCTGAACTGAAGGCGGGGCAAAGGAGCATCCGTGGTGCTCGATTGGCCGTCCAGATCGCCCCTACCTGGCGCCATGGCGACCTGTGTTTCTCCTTCTCCCATTGGCTGACAGGGCATCACGTGGGCGTGTTGCAGCTGTTCGTCAGGAAAACGGGACGAGACCAAAG GTATGGTTCTGCCCTCTGGAGCAGGACAGGTGGACATGGTTGGAGACACACGCAGGTTACCTTGACAACGCAGTCTGTGGACATG gtGTTGCTGAAGGCCGAGCGCCGGATTGGACGACGAGGTCAGATCGCCATCGATGATGTCACACTGAGACGGGGGGCGTGTCGATGA
- the LOC111586448 gene encoding Fc receptor-like protein 5 isoform X2 — MKTSLLKLLLMLTTLLHCISSSAALTVSPNRSQFFEGDSVSLSCEDEDSSAGWTLRRNTTTETRTPCDEWGEGSGSTCNMSHMVPQDSGVYWCESSQAAASQSINLTVPGGSVILQSPVLPVMEGDPLTLSCRSKHGSRLPAAFYKDGSLMGTEPGGHMTILHVSRSDEGLYRCNISSHGESPSSWISVTEPVASATRLPPPHLPLLLSAASIAGLVAVTILVLLVRRRLGGKTEGGASEDVTYSDVEMFHKQQLLRQHTEFPAKPQVVYSSVKTLSLQSNH; from the exons TGCTGACCACACTGCTGCACTGCATATCCAGCTCAG CCGCTCTGACTGTGAGTCCCAACAGATCTCAGTTTTTTGAAGGAGATTCTGTTTCTCTGAGCTGTGAGGATGAAGACAGCTCTGCTGGATGGACTCTGAGGAGAAACACCACCACAGAAACCAGAACTCCGTGTGATGAATGGGGAGAAGGATCTGGTTCTACCTGCAACATGAGTCACATGGTTCCACAGGACAGTGGAGTTTACTGGTGTGAGTCCAGCCAGGCAGCAGCCAGTCAGAGCATCAACCTCACTGTTCCTG GTGGATCAGTGATCCTGCAGAGTCCTGTCCTCCCTGTGATGGAGGGAGATCCCCTCACTCTGAGCTGTCGATCAAAGCACGGCTCCCGCCTCCCGGCCGCTTTCTATAAAGATGGCTCCCTCATGGGGACTGAGCCCGGAGGTCACATGACCATCCTCCATGTTTCCAGGAGTGATGAAGGCCTCTACAGGTGTAACATCAGCAGTCATGGAGAGTCTCCATCCAGCTGGATCTCTGTCACAG AGCCTGTGGCCTCAGCGAcacgtcttcctcctcctcaccttcctctgctgctgtctgctgcaTCCATCGCTGGGCTGGTCGCCGTGACGATTCTGGTTTTACTGGTGAGGCGACGACTTGGCGGCAAAACTGAAG GTGGAGCCTCAGAAGACGTGACGTACTCAGATGTTGAGATGTTCCACAAGCAGCAGCTGCTCAGACAGCACACAG aGTTTCCAGCCAAACCACAAGTCGTCTACTCTTCGGTGAAGACGCTTTCACTGCAGTCCAACCACTGA
- the LOC111586448 gene encoding putative high affinity immunoglobulin gamma Fc receptor IB isoform X1, producing MKTSLLKLLLMLTTLLHCISSSAALTVSPNRSQFFEGDSVSLSCEDEDSSAGWTLRRNTTTETRTPCDEWGEGSGSTCNMSHMVPQDSGVYWCESSQAAASQSINLTVPGGSVILQSPVLPVMEGDPLTLSCRSKHGSRLPAAFYKDGSLMGTEPGGHMTILHVSRSDEGLYRCNISSHGESPSSWISVTEPVASATRLPPPHLPLLLSAASIAGLVAVTILVLLVRRRLGGKTEVLWCLHVLMMEWLPGGASEDVTYSDVEMFHKQQLLRQHTEFPAKPQVVYSSVKTLSLQSNH from the exons TGCTGACCACACTGCTGCACTGCATATCCAGCTCAG CCGCTCTGACTGTGAGTCCCAACAGATCTCAGTTTTTTGAAGGAGATTCTGTTTCTCTGAGCTGTGAGGATGAAGACAGCTCTGCTGGATGGACTCTGAGGAGAAACACCACCACAGAAACCAGAACTCCGTGTGATGAATGGGGAGAAGGATCTGGTTCTACCTGCAACATGAGTCACATGGTTCCACAGGACAGTGGAGTTTACTGGTGTGAGTCCAGCCAGGCAGCAGCCAGTCAGAGCATCAACCTCACTGTTCCTG GTGGATCAGTGATCCTGCAGAGTCCTGTCCTCCCTGTGATGGAGGGAGATCCCCTCACTCTGAGCTGTCGATCAAAGCACGGCTCCCGCCTCCCGGCCGCTTTCTATAAAGATGGCTCCCTCATGGGGACTGAGCCCGGAGGTCACATGACCATCCTCCATGTTTCCAGGAGTGATGAAGGCCTCTACAGGTGTAACATCAGCAGTCATGGAGAGTCTCCATCCAGCTGGATCTCTGTCACAG AGCCTGTGGCCTCAGCGAcacgtcttcctcctcctcaccttcctctgctgctgtctgctgcaTCCATCGCTGGGCTGGTCGCCGTGACGATTCTGGTTTTACTGGTGAGGCGACGACTTGGCGGCAAAACTGAAG TTCTTTGGTGTCTTCATGTATTGATGATGGAGTGGCTTCCAGGTGGAGCCTCAGAAGACGTGACGTACTCAGATGTTGAGATGTTCCACAAGCAGCAGCTGCTCAGACAGCACACAG aGTTTCCAGCCAAACCACAAGTCGTCTACTCTTCGGTGAAGACGCTTTCACTGCAGTCCAACCACTGA